A region of [Bacteroides] pectinophilus DNA encodes the following proteins:
- the glf gene encoding UDP-galactopyranose mutase translates to MKKYDILLVGGGLYNGVIAYYAAKAGKKCLVVEKREHLGGNIYCEDMEGIHVHKYGAHIFHTSNKEVWDFVNALVEFNRYTNSPVANYKGEMYNMPFNMNTFNKMWGVRTPAEAKAKIDEQKSAIIGEPQNLEEQAISLVGKDIYEKLVKGYTEKQWGRDCKELPAFIIKRLPVRYTYDNNYFNDRYQGIPIGGYNELTDRLYADCDVELGRDYLADKEYYDGLADLVVYTGTIDEYYGYKFGKLEYRSLKFETEVLDEENHQGVAVVNYTDRETPYTRIIEHKHFEYGTQPKTVITKEYPVTWTEGMEPYYPVNNEDNQELYRKYAELAKAESSVVFGGRLGEYKYYDMDKVIESAMNKAGELGLR, encoded by the coding sequence ATGAAAAAGTATGACATTTTACTTGTGGGAGGCGGACTTTACAACGGGGTTATTGCGTATTATGCGGCTAAGGCAGGAAAAAAGTGCCTTGTAGTTGAGAAGAGGGAGCACCTTGGCGGCAATATCTACTGTGAGGATATGGAGGGCATACATGTACATAAGTACGGCGCACACATTTTCCATACAAGCAATAAGGAAGTATGGGATTTTGTAAATGCGCTCGTTGAATTTAACAGATATACGAACAGCCCGGTTGCCAATTATAAAGGCGAGATGTATAACATGCCGTTCAATATGAACACATTCAATAAGATGTGGGGAGTAAGAACTCCGGCAGAGGCTAAGGCTAAGATAGATGAGCAGAAGAGCGCCATAATAGGCGAGCCGCAGAATCTCGAGGAGCAGGCAATAAGCCTTGTGGGAAAAGATATCTACGAGAAGCTTGTAAAGGGTTATACAGAGAAGCAGTGGGGAAGAGACTGTAAGGAGCTTCCTGCATTTATCATTAAGAGGCTTCCGGTAAGATACACATATGATAACAACTACTTTAATGACAGATACCAGGGTATTCCGATAGGCGGTTACAATGAGCTTACGGACAGGCTGTATGCCGATTGTGACGTGGAGCTTGGCAGAGATTATCTTGCAGATAAGGAATATTATGACGGACTTGCAGACCTGGTAGTGTATACGGGTACTATTGATGAGTACTACGGATATAAATTTGGCAAGCTTGAGTACAGAAGCCTTAAGTTTGAAACAGAGGTACTTGACGAGGAGAATCATCAGGGCGTTGCAGTTGTCAATTACACGGACAGAGAGACTCCGTATACAAGAATTATCGAGCATAAGCATTTTGAATATGGAACGCAGCCTAAGACTGTAATTACAAAAGAGTATCCTGTGACATGGACAGAAGGCATGGAGCCGTATTACCCTGTCAACAATGAAGACAACCAGGAGCTTTACAGAAAGTATGCAGAGCTTGCAAAGGCTGAGAGCAGCGTGGTATTTGGCGGAAGACTCGGAGAGTACAAATACTATGATATGGACAAGGTTATTGAGTCAGCGATGAATAAGGCAGGAGAGCTTGGCTTAAGATAG
- a CDS encoding glycosyltransferase has translation MSEVKISVIVPVYNTEEYLPRCLDSIIGQTFDNIEVIVVDDGSTDNSYSVCREYAGRDTRIRLFHKENGGASSARNLALDKVQGEYIVFVDSDDYILKDALQTAYDAITANSAQMAVYGIDYAYGLKPDAVRDGDTLQEHDGGRQQALIAGQTDADKTVRYDNYRLMRNYLSDREFYIGTIIWNKIYAAALWENRREKEGIMNEDADIMYRIIGDVENAVCIKQQLYIQCVREGSVTNRRFHTGRMNRLNIASDTKKYIKENYDDSMYGYAVIEAGNVCKDMLKELIAAGADRCDGDDGEVMRECYNRLLEYYKNNNSEMRKYRFRDYKKYLRIIACYVMRKHEWFTKYL, from the coding sequence GTGTCAGAAGTAAAGATATCGGTCATAGTTCCGGTATATAATACAGAGGAATATCTGCCAAGATGCCTTGACAGTATAATCGGCCAGACATTTGATAATATTGAGGTAATCGTTGTTGATGACGGTTCTACAGATAACAGCTATTCGGTGTGCAGGGAGTATGCCGGCCGTGACACAAGAATCCGTCTGTTTCATAAGGAGAATGGAGGTGCAAGCTCGGCGCGCAATCTTGCCCTTGATAAAGTGCAGGGAGAGTATATAGTATTTGTAGACAGCGATGATTACATTCTTAAAGATGCATTGCAGACAGCATATGATGCAATTACTGCCAACAGCGCACAGATGGCTGTGTATGGAATAGATTATGCATATGGCCTTAAGCCGGATGCGGTGCGTGATGGGGATACCTTGCAGGAGCATGACGGCGGCAGACAGCAGGCATTAATTGCCGGACAGACGGATGCTGACAAGACTGTAAGATATGATAATTACAGACTTATGCGCAATTACCTGTCAGATAGGGAATTTTATATAGGGACGATTATCTGGAATAAGATATATGCTGCGGCACTCTGGGAGAACAGACGTGAAAAGGAAGGCATAATGAATGAGGATGCCGATATAATGTACCGGATAATCGGGGATGTTGAGAATGCAGTGTGTATAAAGCAGCAGCTGTATATCCAGTGTGTACGTGAAGGAAGCGTGACCAACAGAAGGTTTCACACAGGAAGGATGAACCGTCTTAATATAGCTTCCGATACCAAAAAATACATAAAAGAAAATTATGATGACAGCATGTATGGCTATGCGGTTATAGAAGCCGGTAACGTCTGTAAGGATATGCTCAAGGAGCTTATAGCTGCCGGAGCTGACAGATGTGACGGGGATGACGGCGAAGTGATGCGCGAATGCTATAACAGACTGCTTGAGTACTACAAAAACAATAATTCCGAGATGAGAAAATACAGATTCCGGGATTACAAAAAGTATCTTAGAATAATTGCATGCTATGTTATGCGAAAGCATGAATGGTTTACAAAATATCTGTAA
- a CDS encoding glycosyltransferase family 2 protein yields the protein MKKLIIIPAYNEAESIEATVRGIQSKMHGFDYVVINDCSTDETPDICRKNNFNMVSLPVNLGIGGAVQTGYIYARDNGYEIAVQMDGDGQHDVEFVQRMAEHLEKNKLDMVIGSRFITHEGFQSSRLRRVGISYFTWLIKLCTGKTITDPTSGYRMAGRRVIELFAQDYPKDYPEPETAVKILRRGMNVEEIPVVMRERQGGVSSISMTKSIYYMIKVTLAILIERLR from the coding sequence ATGAAGAAGCTGATTATCATACCGGCATATAATGAGGCGGAGAGCATTGAAGCTACTGTCCGCGGAATACAGTCTAAGATGCATGGATTTGACTATGTTGTGATTAATGACTGTTCAACGGATGAGACGCCGGACATATGCAGGAAGAATAATTTTAATATGGTAAGTCTGCCGGTTAATCTCGGAATAGGCGGTGCGGTACAGACCGGATATATATATGCACGCGATAACGGATATGAGATTGCAGTCCAGATGGATGGTGACGGCCAGCATGATGTTGAATTTGTGCAGCGCATGGCAGAGCATCTTGAAAAGAATAAGCTTGATATGGTGATAGGCTCAAGATTTATTACACATGAGGGGTTTCAGTCATCCAGGCTCAGGCGTGTAGGAATATCGTATTTTACATGGCTGATAAAGCTGTGCACCGGCAAGACGATAACAGACCCGACATCGGGCTACAGAATGGCTGGGAGAAGAGTTATAGAGCTGTTTGCACAGGACTATCCAAAGGATTATCCGGAGCCTGAGACGGCCGTGAAGATTCTCCGGCGCGGCATGAATGTTGAAGAAATTCCGGTAGTGATGAGAGAGCGACAGGGCGGCGTATCCTCAATATCAATGACAAAATCCATCTATTATATGATAAAAGTAACCCTCGCAATACTGATAGAGCGCCTGCGATAA
- a CDS encoding glycosyltransferase, protein MKVLYLNNIYQGGGAEKVTRQLYYGMKNIGVESYLLTGYDDGIETAAGDSNIEALYSGRYAKECAVLRGCLHNNALPVNKRLRKKLCAMIEENDIDVLHINNAHGNYIGIEDIAYLSEYVKVVWTLHDMWAVTGHCAHAFDCTGWKTMECGRCENKRTYPAFYYNNIKAVHKKKKDSFTGHGITFVTPSDWLAGICRQSYLKNEHIITINNGVDMSEFGICDRQELKKRYNVPAGKKVILFAAANLNNEYKGFSYLAQALDKLDNKSDYYLLVIGQGLGDSVISQEFGIKEFGYVSTTAMMNEIYAMADVFIIPSVAENFPCVALEALASGTPVIGSDAGGIPEIVSKDVGWIFPSRDSAALAQTISSAFSNTKQLDMMRPACRHRAEKLYTLDGMLEKYKCLYEELCRNNA, encoded by the coding sequence ATGAAGGTTCTGTATCTGAACAACATATATCAGGGCGGCGGTGCAGAGAAGGTCACAAGGCAGTTGTATTACGGAATGAAGAATATCGGCGTGGAGTCATATCTTCTTACCGGATATGATGACGGTATCGAGACCGCAGCCGGGGACAGTAACATAGAGGCTTTGTACAGCGGCAGATATGCTAAAGAATGTGCCGTACTCAGAGGCTGCCTTCATAACAATGCACTCCCGGTCAACAAAAGATTAAGAAAAAAGCTCTGCGCAATGATTGAAGAGAATGATATAGATGTACTTCATATCAACAATGCCCATGGCAACTATATTGGAATCGAGGATATAGCATATCTGTCTGAGTATGTTAAAGTAGTGTGGACACTCCATGATATGTGGGCTGTAACAGGGCACTGCGCACATGCTTTTGATTGTACCGGCTGGAAGACAATGGAGTGTGGCAGATGTGAAAATAAGCGTACATATCCGGCATTTTATTATAATAATATTAAGGCAGTCCATAAGAAGAAAAAAGACAGCTTTACCGGACATGGGATAACATTTGTAACGCCGTCCGACTGGCTTGCAGGAATATGCAGGCAGTCATATCTTAAGAATGAGCATATCATAACGATAAACAACGGTGTTGATATGTCAGAGTTTGGCATATGTGACAGGCAGGAGTTAAAGAAGAGATATAATGTGCCTGCCGGTAAGAAAGTAATTCTGTTTGCAGCAGCCAATCTTAATAATGAATACAAAGGTTTTTCTTATCTGGCGCAGGCATTGGATAAGCTTGATAACAAGAGTGATTATTATCTGCTTGTGATAGGCCAGGGACTTGGGGATAGTGTCATATCACAGGAGTTCGGAATAAAGGAATTCGGTTATGTAAGTACAACAGCAATGATGAATGAGATATATGCAATGGCTGATGTATTTATAATACCGAGTGTTGCCGAGAATTTCCCGTGTGTAGCGCTTGAGGCGCTTGCGTCGGGTACACCGGTCATTGGTTCAGATGCAGGAGGAATACCTGAGATTGTAAGCAAAGATGTAGGCTGGATATTCCCAAGCAGGGACAGTGCCGCGCTGGCACAGACTATCAGCAGTGCATTCAGTAATACTAAGCAGCTTGATATGATGCGTCCGGCATGTAGGCACAGGGCAGAGAAGCTGTATACGCTTGATGGAATGCTTGAAAAGTATAAATGCCTGTATGAAGAGCTGTGCCGGAACAATGCATAG
- a CDS encoding glycosyltransferase, translating into MAAVSIIIPVYNVEKYLRRCLRSVFAQTYQDFEVICVEDAGVDSSLDILEEFADKYPDRMHVICNEENIGPGRSRDKALANAKGTYICYVDADDYILPDFLAQYVKKIEETAADVVIGGYRQDSGNAGSELITHLVKDNEWACVTYVTAWARLYRKEFVVNNHMRFERFTCLEDMYFNLMGYVNKIKYVVISDYAGYIHSVNDQSVTARSRDDKTEDATGYVIDVFDKLGQVKDFRKLSQNMRWMLQYAYVANMVNALAVYSKGISEAEMKSRLDAAMDDFEKRFPDYRRNPYLGVAGPKGQTAKIRLGVSAFMSLRKLGLDKKIFALLARLNDIDSDKNRNNDNYSDGEQE; encoded by the coding sequence ATGGCAGCTGTATCAATTATTATTCCGGTTTACAATGTTGAAAAATACTTAAGAAGATGTCTTCGCAGTGTATTTGCACAGACATATCAGGATTTTGAAGTAATATGTGTCGAGGATGCGGGAGTTGACAGTTCGCTTGACATACTGGAAGAATTCGCTGATAAGTATCCGGACAGAATGCATGTTATATGTAATGAGGAGAATATCGGTCCGGGCAGAAGCCGTGATAAGGCGCTTGCTAATGCAAAGGGAACGTACATCTGTTATGTGGATGCGGATGACTATATCCTGCCGGATTTCCTTGCACAGTATGTAAAAAAGATTGAAGAGACAGCTGCGGATGTTGTTATCGGAGGTTATCGTCAGGATAGCGGCAATGCCGGATCAGAGCTTATAACACACCTCGTAAAGGATAACGAATGGGCGTGCGTGACATATGTTACTGCATGGGCAAGGCTTTACAGAAAAGAATTTGTAGTTAATAACCATATGAGATTTGAGAGATTTACATGCCTTGAGGATATGTATTTTAATCTCATGGGATATGTAAATAAGATAAAATATGTTGTTATATCTGACTATGCAGGCTATATCCATTCTGTGAATGATCAGTCAGTTACGGCAAGAAGCCGTGATGATAAGACGGAAGATGCAACCGGATATGTGATTGACGTATTCGATAAGCTTGGCCAGGTCAAGGATTTCAGAAAATTAAGCCAGAATATGCGCTGGATGCTTCAGTATGCATATGTGGCTAATATGGTTAATGCGCTTGCGGTATATTCCAAAGGAATAAGTGAGGCAGAGATGAAGTCAAGGCTGGATGCAGCAATGGATGATTTTGAAAAGAGATTTCCGGATTACAGACGCAATCCATATCTCGGCGTGGCGGGACCTAAGGGACAGACAGCAAAGATAAGACTTGGTGTAAGTGCATTTATGAGCCTCAGAAAGCTTGGACTTGATAAGAAAATATTTGCCCTGCTTGCACGTCTTAATGATATAGACAGTGATAAAAACAGAAATAATGATAATTATAGTGATGGGGAGCAGGAATGA
- a CDS encoding glycosyltransferase: MISIITVAYNDADGLARTLNSVLSQKNISQTEYESIVVDGGSTDGTDKVLEEYRAKFEEAGIRLDAGSEKDGGIYDGMNKGIGRASGGWVYFLNAGDVFYDENVLAKVNDILNKEKSDVVYGDVCSVENAGVKHIMKSGDDINVIRTNLPFCHQAVFTRRGLHDRYMYSTEYRLAADYELFLHAYLDGAAFVHVPLVIASFMLDGASNRNRKKLFLEYEKIHKQYGLAATGIKGALAHAWGLFKINAANVMPQRLVYWIMEKRING; encoded by the coding sequence ATGATTTCAATAATCACAGTTGCGTATAATGATGCGGATGGACTTGCGAGAACACTCAATTCGGTGCTTTCCCAAAAGAACATATCTCAGACGGAATATGAGAGTATCGTTGTCGACGGCGGTTCAACAGACGGAACTGATAAGGTACTTGAGGAATACAGGGCTAAGTTTGAAGAAGCCGGAATCAGGCTTGATGCGGGAAGTGAGAAGGACGGCGGAATATATGACGGCATGAACAAAGGTATCGGAAGGGCATCAGGCGGATGGGTGTATTTCCTTAATGCCGGAGATGTCTTTTATGATGAAAATGTGCTTGCCAAAGTAAATGATATTCTTAACAAAGAAAAGAGCGATGTTGTATATGGTGATGTGTGCAGTGTCGAGAATGCAGGTGTGAAGCACATCATGAAGTCAGGCGATGATATCAATGTGATAAGAACGAACCTTCCGTTCTGCCATCAGGCGGTATTCACAAGGCGCGGGCTTCACGACAGGTATATGTATTCTACAGAGTACCGGCTTGCAGCAGATTATGAGCTGTTTCTGCATGCATATCTTGACGGGGCCGCATTTGTACATGTTCCGTTAGTTATTGCATCATTTATGCTTGACGGGGCATCAAACCGCAACAGGAAGAAGCTTTTTCTTGAGTATGAGAAGATTCACAAGCAATATGGTCTTGCTGCGACAGGCATTAAGGGCGCACTTGCACATGCATGGGGGCTTTTCAAGATAAATGCAGCCAATGTAATGCCACAGAGACTTGTATACTGGATTATGGAGAAGAGGATTAATGGGTAA
- a CDS encoding glycosyltransferase — MGKEQGMNTPYKDLISVIVPVYKVERYLCRCVDSIIAQTYTNLQIILVDDGSPDGSGAICDDYAAKDSRITVIHKKNGGLSDARNAGLVAACGSYIGFVDSDDYIAVDMYEKLYKAIVACNADMSVCNFRYVDENGNNIEERNNALPVKDEVIDGITALTRTLDDKGWYYVTAWNRLYSRKLLQSIYFPDGKLHEDEFTVHRIYSKADKVACVADACYMYVQRGGSIMQTGYGIRNLDAVEALEQRFEFCVNLPEMSDYILRLSQRIYSMLVEAGIKLDMHNAGCRQRYKELKKTYIKQCRQIKKLFTLRQWIIDVAVFEIFPAINMAVFKRL; from the coding sequence ATGGGTAAGGAGCAGGGAATGAATACGCCATACAAAGATCTTATTTCAGTAATAGTTCCTGTATATAAGGTTGAAAGATATCTTTGCCGCTGCGTGGATTCCATTATTGCGCAGACATATACCAATCTTCAGATAATACTTGTGGATGATGGTTCGCCGGACGGAAGCGGTGCAATATGTGATGATTATGCTGCCAAAGATTCAAGAATAACAGTAATACATAAGAAGAACGGAGGCCTCTCAGACGCACGTAATGCAGGACTTGTGGCTGCATGCGGCAGCTACATAGGTTTTGTGGACAGTGATGACTATATAGCGGTGGATATGTATGAAAAGCTGTATAAGGCAATTGTGGCATGTAATGCTGATATGTCGGTCTGCAATTTCAGATATGTTGATGAGAATGGCAATAACATAGAAGAACGTAACAATGCACTGCCTGTTAAGGATGAAGTGATTGATGGAATAACGGCACTTACACGGACTCTTGATGATAAGGGCTGGTACTATGTCACGGCGTGGAACAGGTTATATAGCAGAAAGCTGCTGCAGAGTATATATTTTCCTGACGGAAAGCTCCATGAGGACGAATTCACAGTGCACAGAATATATTCAAAGGCAGATAAGGTTGCATGTGTCGCGGACGCCTGCTATATGTATGTGCAGCGTGGTGGAAGTATAATGCAGACCGGGTACGGAATACGCAATCTTGATGCAGTGGAAGCACTTGAGCAGAGATTTGAATTCTGCGTGAATCTGCCGGAGATGAGTGATTATATATTAAGGCTGTCACAGAGAATATACTCAATGCTTGTTGAGGCGGGCATTAAGCTTGATATGCATAATGCCGGATGCAGGCAGAGATATAAAGAGCTTAAAAAGACATATATAAAGCAGTGCAGGCAGATTAAGAAGCTTTTTACGCTAAGGCAGTGGATTATAGATGTGGCGGTGTTTGAGATATTTCCTGCCATTAATATGGCAGTATTTAAAAGATTATAA
- a CDS encoding glycosyltransferase has protein sequence MKKILFVNDIAYGGGTEKVLQDITANLPEDKFDITVLTFIKDEDFYSHYKKNIRYIYLYEKCMMPEENQSLPLKCINRLKRVQRDRIINRIINNASFDIAVSIKEGGAMKYVAGLKAARRVAWVHTDYSVLHWSAGCFSCDADELECMKCFDKVVCVSHNVMNNVKKYVGDSGNMCVLENPIDERDIMRKAQEKQNIAARPDGRLLFVTVGRLCKEKGYDMLIDACARLNAMHMADMYELWIVGGGELEQELKSQLDRCNVKNVRMLGKQDNPYKFLKEADWFVSSSRAEGYAIAPQEAAILGIPIIATDCSGVRELLGDSEYGIVIESSTDAICNAMKKVLDEPEYHEEYAALIGERSKAIKLEVRMKAIEKCLV, from the coding sequence ATGAAAAAAATTTTATTCGTAAATGATATTGCATATGGCGGGGGCACGGAGAAGGTGCTTCAGGATATTACGGCAAATCTGCCTGAGGATAAGTTTGATATAACTGTGCTTACATTTATAAAAGATGAGGATTTTTACAGCCATTATAAGAAGAATATCAGATATATATATCTTTATGAAAAATGCATGATGCCGGAAGAAAATCAGAGTCTGCCGTTAAAGTGTATTAACCGGCTGAAGAGAGTGCAACGTGACAGAATTATAAATCGTATTATTAATAATGCATCATTTGACATTGCGGTGTCGATTAAGGAAGGCGGTGCAATGAAGTACGTTGCGGGTCTTAAGGCGGCAAGAAGGGTTGCGTGGGTTCATACTGATTATTCGGTGCTGCACTGGTCGGCGGGCTGTTTTTCATGTGATGCTGATGAACTGGAATGTATGAAATGTTTCGATAAAGTGGTGTGTGTTTCGCACAATGTCATGAATAATGTAAAGAAATACGTCGGGGATTCAGGTAATATGTGCGTACTGGAGAATCCTATCGATGAAAGGGATATTATGCGTAAGGCACAGGAAAAGCAGAATATTGCTGCCAGACCTGACGGGAGACTTTTGTTCGTGACTGTCGGACGGTTATGTAAGGAAAAGGGATATGACATGCTCATAGATGCATGCGCGCGTCTTAATGCAATGCACATGGCTGATATGTACGAATTGTGGATAGTCGGCGGCGGAGAACTTGAACAGGAGCTTAAGTCGCAGCTTGATAGATGTAATGTCAAGAATGTAAGGATGCTTGGAAAGCAGGATAATCCGTATAAATTTCTCAAAGAAGCAGACTGGTTTGTATCATCATCAAGGGCCGAGGGGTATGCAATAGCACCACAGGAAGCTGCAATTCTTGGAATTCCCATAATAGCAACAGACTGCTCCGGAGTAAGGGAACTGCTTGGAGACAGTGAGTATGGAATCGTAATTGAGAGCAGTACTGACGCAATCTGCAATGCAATGAAAAAGGTGCTGGATGAACCGGAATATCATGAAGAATATGCAGCACTTATCGGTGAGAGGTCAAAAGCAATAAAATTGGAAGTAAGAATGAAGGCGATAGAAAAATGCCTTGTGTAA
- a CDS encoding DUF2304 domain-containing protein: MMTLKFRLIMAAILLIGFVIIINMVRKKSLDLRYALIWLALIAMILVIVIVPGLLGVITHFLGIYDAMNMVFFMGFVFLIVVTFFLTAALSRNSNRIKALTQQVALLEKQVRDESVKVSLKDEASSEDAERRL; the protein is encoded by the coding sequence ATGATGACCTTAAAGTTCCGCCTGATAATGGCAGCCATCCTTCTGATAGGATTTGTTATAATAATAAATATGGTCCGCAAGAAAAGCCTGGACCTGAGATACGCCCTTATATGGCTTGCGCTTATAGCAATGATTCTGGTTATTGTTATTGTGCCGGGACTTTTGGGAGTTATAACACATTTTCTTGGTATATATGACGCAATGAACATGGTTTTCTTCATGGGATTTGTGTTCCTTATAGTAGTAACATTTTTTCTTACGGCGGCGCTGTCGCGCAATTCAAACAGGATTAAAGCGCTTACACAGCAGGTAGCGCTGCTTGAGAAGCAGGTAAGGGATGAATCTGTAAAAGTATCTTTAAAAGATGAAGCATCTTCAGAAGATGCAGAGAGGAGACTGTAA
- a CDS encoding oligosaccharide flippase family protein — translation MSNKANRQLAVNLIAQIASFLVSFGISFFVTPYVTNKLGSDAYGFITLADNFVNYASLITIALNSMASRFITIKIYENKMDEANVYFNSVLIGNTILTIIAGILSVVCVINLEKWINIPDGLVTDVKLTFLIVFLNFMVGIMTSVFSIAFFSTNRLDISSRRSIEANLIRAGIVLGGYVFFSPRIIYVAIASITASIFILVADIHYSRKLLPEIKINFHIFEIRKVIELIEAGIWNVVIKLSQILTNGLDLLISNLFISSSAMGILAIAQTVPNVMSNLIGSIANVFSPEMTIYYAQKDKEMLVKSISRGMRMMTVFTIIPDALLIAFGTQFFRLWMPGQNAQQLCVLAVMCVINTVVSGPIQPLYQVFTITNKVRQNAVAMIIYGIISFLLTLAVLEVTDLGIYAIVGVSTICSLLVNFIFTIPFSARYLDLRWNIFFKDVFKSILLTVILVAVNAIVSHMILCDTWLKLILTGGVCAVIDFIINIYILLEKTERVRLINMMLRRKS, via the coding sequence GTGAGTAATAAGGCAAACAGACAGCTTGCGGTTAACTTAATAGCGCAGATAGCATCATTTCTTGTATCATTCGGGATAAGCTTCTTTGTAACTCCGTATGTGACCAATAAGCTTGGAAGTGATGCGTATGGGTTCATAACTCTGGCGGATAATTTTGTAAATTATGCATCGCTTATTACGATAGCGCTTAACTCAATGGCAAGCCGTTTTATTACGATTAAGATATACGAGAATAAGATGGATGAGGCCAATGTGTATTTTAATTCAGTACTTATCGGCAATACGATACTTACAATAATTGCAGGAATATTGTCGGTAGTATGCGTTATCAATCTTGAGAAATGGATTAATATACCTGATGGGCTTGTTACAGATGTCAAACTGACATTCCTTATCGTGTTCCTTAATTTCATGGTCGGAATAATGACATCCGTATTCTCGATAGCATTTTTCTCGACAAACAGACTTGATATAAGTTCAAGAAGGTCTATAGAGGCCAATCTGATAAGGGCCGGAATAGTGCTCGGCGGATATGTATTCTTTTCACCGAGAATAATTTATGTTGCAATAGCTTCCATAACTGCAAGCATATTTATACTTGTGGCAGATATACATTACAGCAGAAAGCTGCTGCCTGAGATAAAGATTAACTTTCATATATTTGAGATACGCAAAGTTATCGAACTTATCGAAGCCGGAATATGGAATGTTGTTATCAAATTAAGCCAGATTCTTACCAATGGTCTGGATCTGCTTATAAGCAATCTGTTCATAAGCAGCAGCGCAATGGGTATTCTTGCCATAGCGCAGACAGTCCCGAATGTCATGTCTAATCTTATAGGGAGCATAGCTAATGTATTCTCGCCGGAGATGACGATATATTATGCACAGAAAGATAAGGAAATGCTTGTAAAGTCTATCAGCCGCGGAATGAGGATGATGACGGTGTTTACCATTATACCCGATGCGCTGCTTATAGCATTTGGAACGCAGTTCTTCAGGCTGTGGATGCCGGGACAGAATGCACAGCAGTTATGCGTGCTTGCGGTTATGTGTGTGATTAATACGGTTGTGTCAGGACCTATACAGCCGCTATATCAGGTATTTACAATAACCAATAAGGTAAGGCAGAATGCGGTGGCAATGATAATATACGGAATTATATCATTCCTGCTTACACTTGCCGTCCTCGAAGTGACGGATCTCGGAATATATGCGATTGTGGGGGTAAGTACGATATGTTCGCTGCTTGTTAATTTTATATTTACGATTCCGTTCTCAGCAAGGTATCTTGATCTGAGGTGGAATATATTTTTTAAAGATGTATTCAAAAGTATTCTGCTGACTGTAATACTTGTAGCTGTTAACGCAATTGTAAGCCATATGATTCTGTGCGATACATGGCTGAAGCTTATATTGACCGGCGGGGTATGCGCAGTTATTGACTTTATAATAAATATATATATCCTGCTCGAAAAGACAGAACGGGTAAGGCTTATAAATATGATGCTAAGAAGAAAATCATAA